A part of Paenibacillus donghaensis genomic DNA contains:
- a CDS encoding M24 family metallopeptidase → MNEALKSLEQAMAGEGLDALLVTDPKHVYYLTGFASNPHERFLGLLLKRGEEPELIVPALDAEAAHSASSVSTILTHSDTDNPYELLKSRFGGSQPGTMGLEKEHLSVARFEQLAAAVPAGTFSDIGALLRAMRARKTPEEAQRMIHAAELVEEVLRQGLEHVKAGVTEIELVAELEYIMKKVGASGPSFDTMVLSGPNTALPHGVPGSRVIQPGDFLMFDLGVYAGGYASDITRTFAVETADSQLVTIYNTVLAANEAGIAAARPGATFGSVDKAARDVIEAAGFGPYFMHRVGHGLGMDTHEYPSLHGLNTDLIETGNVFTVEPGIYVQGVGGVRIEDDLLITAEGAQTLTIFPKELTVLHL, encoded by the coding sequence ATGAATGAAGCTCTGAAAAGTCTGGAGCAGGCTATGGCGGGTGAAGGGCTGGATGCCCTGCTCGTCACCGATCCGAAACATGTCTACTATTTAACCGGATTCGCCAGCAACCCGCATGAACGATTTCTGGGACTGCTGTTGAAGCGCGGAGAAGAACCTGAGCTGATCGTTCCGGCGCTTGATGCCGAAGCCGCTCACTCTGCCTCTTCTGTAAGTACCATCCTTACCCACAGCGATACGGATAATCCGTATGAACTGTTGAAATCGCGTTTCGGCGGCAGCCAACCGGGAACCATGGGCCTGGAGAAGGAGCATCTATCCGTTGCACGCTTTGAACAGCTGGCCGCTGCAGTTCCGGCCGGAACATTCAGTGATATTGGAGCGCTGCTGCGCGCTATGCGGGCCAGAAAAACCCCTGAGGAGGCTCAGCGGATGATCCACGCCGCCGAGCTGGTCGAGGAGGTGCTGCGCCAAGGCCTTGAGCATGTTAAGGCAGGCGTAACTGAAATTGAACTGGTAGCGGAGCTGGAGTATATCATGAAAAAGGTTGGCGCATCCGGCCCTTCCTTCGATACGATGGTGCTGTCGGGTCCGAATACCGCTCTGCCGCACGGCGTGCCGGGCAGCCGGGTAATCCAGCCGGGCGATTTCCTGATGTTTGATCTGGGTGTATACGCTGGTGGGTATGCTTCGGATATTACACGCACCTTTGCCGTAGAGACAGCAGACAGCCAGCTGGTTACCATCTACAATACGGTGCTGGCTGCCAATGAAGCCGGAATCGCCGCCGCCAGACCGGGAGCCACCTTCGGCTCTGTCGACAAGGCAGCCAGAGATGTCATTGAAGCGGCTGGCTTCGGACCTTATTTCATGCACCGTGTCGGCCATGGGCTAGGCATGGATACCCATGAATATCCCTCCCTGCACGGCCTGAACACAGACCTGATCGAGACCGGCAATGTATTTACCGTTGAGCCGGGCATTTATGTGCAGGGAGTCGGCGGTGTGCGCATTGAAGATGACCTGCTGATTACTGCGGAAGGCGCGCAGACGCTTACCATCTTCCCGAAAGAGCTGACTGTGCTTCATCTGTAA
- a CDS encoding YnfA family protein: protein MAAAILLFVIAGLAEIGGGYLVWLWLRESRPLWYGIVGALILVAYGIIPTLQKFPSFGRVYAAYGGVFIVLAVLWGWLVDKKTPDLYDWIGACICVIGVSVILWAPRH from the coding sequence ATGGCAGCGGCTATTCTGCTGTTTGTGATAGCGGGGCTTGCCGAGATTGGCGGCGGCTACCTGGTCTGGCTGTGGCTGCGGGAATCGAGACCGCTCTGGTACGGAATTGTCGGGGCGTTGATTCTGGTCGCTTACGGGATTATTCCCACTTTGCAGAAGTTTCCGTCCTTCGGGCGGGTATACGCAGCATATGGCGGGGTATTTATTGTACTTGCTGTACTCTGGGGCTGGTTGGTGGACAAAAAAACACCGGATCTCTACGACTGGATCGGTGCCTGCATCTGCGTCATCGGGGTTTCCGTCATCCTGTGGGCGCCCCGGCATTAA
- the cobT gene encoding nicotinate-nucleotide--dimethylbenzimidazole phosphoribosyltransferase, with amino-acid sequence MIKEIEAVTGPIAQPDEKAALQAVQRLNSLTKPPGSLGQLEALAVRLAGISGTEQPVYAKRTVVVMAGDHGVCCEGVSAFPQEVTMQMADNFLSGGAAVNVLARQAGAEVKFVDIGMIGDIDHPELINRKVKRGTDNMAAGPAMSREEALSAVLAGVRVAQEAVAGGTEILVTGEMGIGNTTASAAILCALEGLSPEMAVGRGTGIDNERLLHKIAVVQRALDVNWPDPADPLDVLSKVGGLEIAALTGLILGAAASRTPVVLDGFISGAAALVAKAVAPESTAFMIASHVSGEQGHRLLLKRLGLEPLLDLGLRLGEGTGGVLCLHLIDSISRVMSEMATFESAGVSGADKL; translated from the coding sequence ATGATAAAAGAAATTGAAGCAGTAACCGGTCCGATTGCCCAACCTGATGAGAAGGCTGCGCTACAGGCGGTGCAACGCCTGAACAGCCTGACCAAGCCGCCGGGAAGCCTCGGACAGCTGGAGGCGCTGGCCGTACGACTGGCCGGTATATCGGGAACGGAGCAGCCTGTTTACGCCAAACGCACAGTGGTGGTAATGGCCGGCGACCATGGGGTCTGCTGCGAAGGGGTCAGCGCTTTTCCGCAGGAGGTCACGATGCAGATGGCCGATAATTTCCTCAGCGGCGGGGCGGCGGTCAATGTGCTCGCCCGCCAGGCTGGGGCAGAGGTTAAGTTCGTGGATATCGGCATGATCGGAGATATTGACCATCCCGAGCTGATCAACCGCAAGGTGAAGCGTGGCACGGATAACATGGCAGCCGGACCGGCGATGAGCCGCGAGGAAGCGCTCAGTGCAGTACTGGCTGGTGTAAGGGTGGCCCAGGAAGCGGTAGCCGGCGGTACGGAGATTCTGGTGACCGGCGAGATGGGCATCGGGAACACGACAGCCAGCGCTGCTATTCTATGTGCGCTGGAAGGCCTGTCTCCCGAGATGGCAGTGGGCCGGGGAACGGGCATTGACAATGAGCGGCTGCTACACAAAATCGCCGTCGTGCAGCGGGCGCTGGATGTGAACTGGCCCGATCCTGCCGATCCGCTGGACGTGCTGTCCAAGGTGGGCGGACTGGAAATCGCGGCTCTGACCGGATTGATCCTTGGCGCAGCGGCGAGCCGGACGCCTGTTGTACTGGACGGTTTCATCTCTGGAGCAGCGGCGTTGGTGGCCAAGGCTGTAGCGCCGGAATCAACCGCGTTTATGATAGCTTCTCATGTCTCTGGAGAGCAGGGCCACCGGCTGCTGCTGAAGCGGCTGGGACTGGAGCCGCTGCTGGATCTGGGCCTGCGGCTTGGCGAAGGAACAGGCGGGGTGCTGTGTTTACATCTGATCGATTCGATCAGCCGGGTGATGAGCGAGATGGCTACCTTCGAAAGTGCAGGCGTCTCGGGAGCAGACAAGCTATGA
- a CDS encoding cobyric acid synthase has product MDQELSASQTASQTSNLSPSPSGKPRAAVLMIQGTASDVGKSLVTAAIGRLMTRDGYRTAPFKSQNMALNSYVTEDGKEIGRAQGMQAEAFGIAATTDMNPILLKPSGEMSAQIVVHGVPHAALSAREYREKFLPEARGTVMAALERLRASYEAVLIEGAGSPAEINLKANDIVNMNLAGWADAPVLLVADIDRGGVFAFIVGTLELLEPHERQRVRGFIINKFRGDLSLLQPGLDWLEQRTGIPVLGVLPFLPQLRIEAEDSVVLEGTPGTRQQGDGKELDIAVIHYPRISNFTDFDPLADEPDTAVRYVSRAEELGSPDVILLPGTKNTAADLRYLREQGFPAAITAALKDGAHQLVGICGGYQMLGVKLLDPDAVESSEPGESAGLGYLPLSTVFLPDKTTVRVSGSLAADHPLRLGGGARAATAELGVSGYEIHMGATSNLGADAVRSLFRLKGADGELQPEGWGTLDGKIWGTYLHGLFHNDGLRRAWLDGLRVSKGLKPLESTFSAAAAREREFDRLADAVSEHLNMQAIYEIMGLQKTEER; this is encoded by the coding sequence ATGGATCAGGAGTTATCCGCCAGCCAGACCGCCAGCCAGACGTCGAACCTCAGCCCTAGTCCATCCGGCAAACCGCGCGCCGCTGTGCTGATGATCCAGGGCACAGCCTCAGACGTCGGCAAAAGCCTGGTGACCGCTGCTATCGGACGCTTAATGACCCGTGACGGGTACCGCACGGCTCCGTTCAAATCGCAGAATATGGCGCTGAATTCCTACGTTACCGAGGACGGCAAAGAAATCGGGCGGGCCCAGGGCATGCAGGCCGAAGCGTTCGGCATTGCCGCGACGACCGATATGAATCCGATTCTGCTGAAGCCCTCCGGTGAGATGAGCGCACAGATTGTGGTGCACGGAGTACCCCATGCCGCTCTGAGCGCCAGGGAATACCGTGAGAAGTTCCTGCCGGAAGCGCGCGGCACGGTGATGGCCGCGCTGGAACGGCTGCGCGCAAGCTATGAGGCTGTGCTGATTGAAGGGGCTGGCAGTCCCGCCGAGATTAATCTCAAGGCCAATGACATCGTCAATATGAATCTGGCAGGCTGGGCGGATGCCCCGGTGCTGCTGGTGGCCGACATTGACCGTGGAGGCGTATTTGCCTTCATCGTAGGCACGCTGGAGCTGCTGGAGCCGCATGAACGCCAGCGCGTCCGAGGCTTCATTATTAACAAGTTCCGCGGCGATCTGTCGCTGCTGCAGCCCGGACTGGACTGGCTGGAGCAACGCACCGGCATTCCGGTGCTGGGCGTATTGCCGTTTCTGCCGCAGCTGCGGATTGAAGCCGAGGACTCCGTAGTTCTGGAAGGAACGCCGGGCACGCGGCAGCAAGGCGACGGCAAGGAGTTGGATATCGCCGTGATCCACTATCCGCGAATCTCCAACTTCACGGACTTTGATCCGCTGGCCGATGAGCCGGATACGGCAGTGCGTTATGTCAGCCGGGCAGAGGAGCTGGGGTCCCCGGATGTCATTCTGCTGCCGGGAACGAAGAATACCGCCGCTGACCTGCGCTATTTGCGGGAGCAGGGATTCCCTGCGGCCATTACGGCTGCGCTGAAGGATGGAGCGCATCAATTGGTTGGCATCTGCGGCGGCTACCAGATGCTGGGCGTCAAGCTGCTGGACCCGGATGCGGTCGAGAGCAGTGAGCCGGGCGAAAGCGCCGGACTCGGGTATTTGCCGCTCTCGACGGTATTCCTCCCGGACAAGACGACGGTACGCGTCAGCGGCAGCCTGGCTGCGGACCACCCGCTGAGACTTGGCGGCGGTGCCAGGGCGGCAACAGCGGAGCTGGGGGTCAGCGGGTATGAGATCCACATGGGCGCCACCAGCAATCTTGGCGCGGATGCCGTCCGTAGCCTCTTCCGGCTGAAGGGGGCTGACGGCGAGCTGCAGCCGGAGGGCTGGGGTACGCTGGACGGCAAAATATGGGGCACTTATCTGCATGGCCTCTTTCACAATGATGGCCTGCGCAGAGCTTGGCTGGACGGGCTGCGGGTATCCAAGGGTCTGAAGCCGCTGGAGTCTACCTTCTCGGCCGCCGCCGCACGCGAGCGGGAGTTCGACCGTCTGGCAGACGCGGTGAGCGAGCATCTGAATATGCAGGCCATTTACGAGATTATGGGTCTGCAGAAGACAGAGGAGCGCTGA
- a CDS encoding methyl-accepting chemotaxis protein produces the protein MFRFKQSISRKITRLLFVVLLLTSLLLSISFYFISVSIFNSYVAPQINKSLTAAGQDVYKSINTTFAQQTLSNGEQARTQLEFYFKEKQKQHGSESIYLLNVKDGKPVVLAAERSAKLKPQESVELQPAMEQALKSGKLALSDMYSDSHGIHISSYINIPGSTMLVGVNADVRFIEEKLSNILWTSAGITLAAMVVSMVGAMFMSRRITRPITKLAAYSNKLAEGDFTQELHIKGSDEVGQLSESFRTMTERLKGMIGQVLNTSNTVVMDANDLKERVAMLNEMASHSSQSVEEIGKGSTTIAVAALDNARAMEEINLGIQQIASSAGEVTEQISEASDQATGGNDTAQHAVEQMRQVQRASQKSLQQFQTMNERSLMIGEVVQGITEITKQIQMLSLNASIEAARAGEHGRGFAVVAGEVRKLSEQSRNATEQIREFLMSLQEDMNRSVTEMNQVNAEVASGAGKVAEAGDAFSQLLILIQSIDQNIQSVSAATQQISAGTEEVSASVEETAQITAKSQANADTLQQNSDRQRSELDAHGLTVEHLHEQAIQLQEAVKQFKI, from the coding sequence ATGTTCCGCTTCAAGCAATCCATCAGCCGCAAAATTACCCGCTTGCTGTTTGTCGTTCTGCTGCTAACGTCACTTTTGTTAAGTATTAGCTTCTACTTCATATCCGTCAGTATCTTCAACAGCTACGTGGCTCCACAGATTAATAAATCGCTGACCGCTGCCGGCCAAGACGTGTATAAGAGCATCAACACCACGTTCGCCCAGCAAACACTCAGCAACGGCGAACAAGCCAGGACTCAGCTGGAGTTCTACTTCAAGGAGAAGCAAAAGCAGCACGGTTCCGAAAGCATCTATCTGCTGAACGTCAAGGACGGCAAACCCGTTGTGCTTGCTGCTGAACGGAGTGCCAAGCTGAAACCTCAGGAGAGCGTAGAGCTGCAGCCTGCCATGGAGCAAGCACTCAAAAGCGGAAAACTGGCGCTCAGCGACATGTACAGCGACAGCCACGGTATACATATTTCTTCATACATAAACATTCCCGGCAGCACCATGCTGGTAGGAGTTAACGCCGATGTGCGTTTCATCGAGGAGAAGCTGAGCAACATCCTCTGGACCAGCGCTGGAATCACCCTTGCCGCAATGGTCGTAAGTATGGTAGGCGCTATGTTTATGAGCCGGAGAATTACCCGGCCTATTACTAAGCTTGCGGCATATAGCAACAAGCTGGCTGAAGGGGACTTCACCCAGGAGTTGCACATCAAAGGCAGCGATGAGGTTGGACAGCTGTCTGAAAGCTTCCGCACCATGACCGAACGCCTCAAGGGAATGATCGGCCAGGTGCTGAACACCTCCAATACGGTCGTTATGGATGCCAACGACTTGAAGGAGCGCGTGGCGATGCTCAACGAGATGGCTAGCCACTCCTCTCAATCTGTCGAAGAGATCGGCAAGGGCAGTACAACCATTGCCGTTGCCGCCTTGGACAATGCCCGGGCGATGGAGGAGATCAACCTGGGCATCCAGCAGATTGCTTCCTCTGCAGGCGAGGTCACGGAGCAGATCAGCGAAGCGTCCGACCAGGCAACCGGCGGTAATGATACGGCTCAGCATGCCGTTGAGCAGATGCGCCAGGTGCAGCGGGCTTCCCAGAAATCGCTGCAGCAATTCCAGACGATGAATGAACGCTCTCTGATGATCGGCGAGGTCGTACAGGGCATTACCGAAATCACCAAGCAGATTCAGATGCTCTCGCTCAATGCCTCCATTGAAGCGGCGCGGGCCGGCGAGCATGGCCGCGGCTTCGCGGTGGTAGCGGGCGAAGTGCGCAAGCTGTCCGAGCAGTCCCGCAATGCAACCGAGCAGATCCGTGAATTCCTGATGAGTCTTCAGGAGGACATGAACCGCTCTGTGACCGAGATGAATCAGGTGAATGCCGAGGTTGCATCCGGGGCCGGCAAGGTTGCAGAAGCCGGAGATGCCTTCAGCCAATTGCTGATTCTTATTCAGAGCATTGACCAGAACATCCAGTCCGTATCCGCCGCCACCCAGCAAATCTCAGCAGGCACTGAGGAGGTCAGCGCTTCGGTGGAGGAGACGGCACAGATTACAGCCAAGTCGCAGGCCAACGCGGATACTCTCCAGCAGAACTCAGACCGGCAGCGCAGTGAGCTTGATGCCCACGGCCTGACTGTGGAGCATCTGCATGAGCAGGCGATCCAGCTTCAGGAAGCGGTCAAGCAGTTTAAGATTTAG
- a CDS encoding queuosine precursor transporter, which produces MFNLVWGVFFVLVNFIFYLFCYRQFGKKGLYAWVGIATVIANIQVAKTIAMPPHIVMTLGNTMYVTLYLTSDLLNEKYGRAEARNAVWFGFFTLLMTTVIMQMVLVFEPDGSDLAHDALKAIFGLMPRLALASLTAYFVSQFLDVRLYSWIRNYYGSARQLWIRSNGSTMISSFVDTLIFCTIAFAGRYEWGVWLEILLTTYIVKFVLTAAGTPVLYIARSFWFAEDELPLRQAPEAGQPPYK; this is translated from the coding sequence ATGTTTAATTTGGTGTGGGGTGTTTTTTTTGTTTTGGTCAATTTCATTTTTTATCTGTTCTGCTACCGTCAATTCGGCAAAAAAGGGCTGTATGCCTGGGTAGGGATAGCTACGGTAATCGCCAACATTCAGGTAGCCAAGACGATTGCCATGCCGCCGCATATCGTTATGACGCTCGGCAATACCATGTATGTCACCTTGTATCTGACCAGTGACCTGCTGAATGAGAAATACGGCCGGGCAGAAGCGCGGAACGCCGTGTGGTTCGGATTCTTCACGCTGCTGATGACAACGGTCATCATGCAGATGGTACTGGTGTTTGAACCGGATGGGAGTGATTTGGCCCATGATGCATTGAAGGCGATATTCGGGCTTATGCCCCGGCTTGCCCTTGCCAGCCTGACCGCTTATTTCGTCAGCCAGTTCCTCGATGTAAGGCTGTATTCGTGGATCCGCAATTACTATGGGTCTGCACGCCAGCTGTGGATTCGCTCGAACGGCAGCACGATGATCAGCTCTTTTGTCGATACCCTGATCTTCTGCACGATAGCCTTTGCCGGAAGATATGAGTGGGGAGTATGGCTGGAGATTCTGCTGACTACCTATATTGTAAAGTTTGTACTGACCGCCGCAGGCACCCCTGTACTATATATTGCCCGTTCCTTCTGGTTTGCCGAGGATGAATTGCCGCTCAGGCAAGCTCCCGAAGCCGGGCAGCCTCCTTATAAATGA
- a CDS encoding SDR family oxidoreductase — protein sequence MKDKIVVVTGGNSGMGLATTIELARQGAKVIMVCRSRERGEAALASARLKSGSQQIELMLCDLASLESIRRFAADFIASYPVLDVLVNNAGVVSVKRQLTADGFELDLGVNHLGHFLLTDLLLEPLKGAEQGRVVVVASGAYKIGKMYYSDPTLSRGYNPAKAYGRSKLANILFTRELAARLQGTRVTVNAVHPGAVGTNIGVNRETGFGRSVLKLLSYFFLTPEQGADTAVYLATAPELKETTGQYYYRRKINELSPRAKSREEAQRLWLWSREQVGLD from the coding sequence ATGAAGGACAAAATCGTGGTGGTTACCGGCGGGAATTCTGGAATGGGGCTGGCTACTACTATTGAACTGGCCCGCCAGGGAGCCAAGGTCATCATGGTCTGCCGCAGCCGTGAGCGGGGAGAAGCAGCACTGGCTTCCGCCCGGCTGAAGAGCGGCTCGCAGCAGATTGAGCTGATGCTCTGTGATCTGGCTTCACTGGAGAGTATCCGCAGGTTCGCTGCGGACTTCATTGCCAGCTATCCGGTACTGGATGTGCTTGTCAATAATGCCGGGGTAGTTTCGGTTAAACGCCAACTGACGGCAGACGGCTTCGAACTGGATCTCGGTGTCAATCATCTGGGCCATTTCCTGCTGACCGATCTGCTGCTTGAACCGCTGAAGGGCGCTGAGCAGGGCAGAGTAGTAGTGGTGGCTTCGGGTGCCTACAAAATCGGGAAGATGTACTACAGCGACCCGACACTCTCCCGCGGCTACAATCCGGCTAAGGCCTATGGCCGTTCGAAGCTGGCTAACATTCTGTTTACGAGAGAACTGGCAGCCCGGCTGCAGGGCACACGGGTCACCGTCAACGCAGTGCATCCGGGAGCGGTGGGCACGAATATTGGGGTTAACCGGGAGACCGGCTTTGGCCGTTCGGTGCTGAAGCTGCTGTCCTATTTCTTCCTGACGCCTGAGCAGGGCGCGGATACGGCGGTTTATCTGGCCACGGCACCGGAGCTGAAGGAAACCACAGGCCAATATTATTACCGCCGCAAGATTAATGAATTATCACCCAGAGCAAAGAGCCGGGAAGAAGCGCAGCGGTTGTGGTTATGGAGCCGTGAGCAGGTTGGATTGGACTGA
- a CDS encoding PQQ-dependent sugar dehydrogenase: MFTERPGSAVYSWGHRNPQGLAWQTGSGVLYSSEHGQSNHDEINIIKAGVNYGWPLIEGDEAGSGQSEAELEQPLLHSWEETWAPSGMAFITQGPLAGQLLVASLRGEMLLRVSPESGDQPAFVQELFEEEWGRLRNVAEGPDGTLYVMTNNRDGRGNAGDADDRLIALKPNWE, from the coding sequence TTGTTCACCGAACGGCCTGGATCAGCTGTCTACAGCTGGGGCCACCGTAATCCGCAAGGCCTGGCCTGGCAGACGGGCAGCGGTGTCCTGTACAGCTCGGAGCATGGGCAGTCCAACCATGACGAGATCAATATCATTAAGGCAGGCGTCAATTATGGCTGGCCGCTGATCGAAGGGGATGAGGCTGGTTCCGGCCAATCTGAAGCAGAGCTGGAGCAGCCGCTATTGCACAGCTGGGAGGAGACGTGGGCGCCTTCGGGCATGGCTTTTATTACACAAGGTCCATTGGCAGGACAACTGCTGGTCGCCAGTCTTAGAGGAGAGATGCTGCTACGGGTATCCCCGGAGAGTGGAGACCAGCCCGCCTTCGTACAGGAATTGTTTGAAGAAGAATGGGGCAGGCTGCGCAATGTCGCCGAAGGTCCCGATGGAACGCTGTATGTGATGACTAACAACAGGGATGGCAGGGGGAATGCGGGTGATGCAGACGACCGCCTGATTGCCCTGAAACCGAACTGGGAGTAA
- the cobU gene encoding bifunctional adenosylcobinamide kinase/adenosylcobinamide-phosphate guanylyltransferase: MSILVTGGARSGKSGFAERLMASLAGQATYIATGQAFDEEMEARIALHRQQRAQGGYAWKTVEEPHDLPALLDRLSGKEAVLVDCLTLWLSNVLLAAEERADRQEYMEREMARLEQSVDGFAGTLILVTNEVGDGIVPEYALGRLYRDLAGRMNARLAGRCDQVFLVTVGIPVELKSREFKL, from the coding sequence ATGAGCATCCTGGTCACAGGAGGTGCCCGCAGCGGCAAAAGCGGCTTCGCCGAGCGGCTGATGGCCTCGCTTGCCGGGCAAGCGACTTATATTGCCACCGGGCAGGCGTTCGATGAGGAGATGGAGGCGAGAATCGCTCTCCACCGCCAGCAGCGGGCCCAAGGCGGGTACGCATGGAAGACGGTCGAGGAGCCGCACGACCTCCCCGCACTGCTGGACCGTCTCTCCGGCAAGGAGGCGGTCCTGGTGGACTGCCTGACGTTGTGGCTGTCCAATGTGCTGCTGGCGGCGGAGGAACGGGCGGACCGACAGGAGTATATGGAGCGTGAAATGGCAAGGCTGGAGCAGAGTGTGGACGGCTTCGCCGGAACTTTGATACTGGTGACCAATGAGGTAGGAGACGGCATTGTGCCGGAATATGCGCTGGGTCGGCTGTACCGCGACCTGGCCGGGCGGATGAATGCCCGGCTGGCGGGCCGGTGTGACCAGGTGTTCCTGGTTACGGTGGGCATTCCCGTCGAGCTGAAGAGCCGGGAGTTTAAGCTGTGA
- the cobS gene encoding adenosylcobinamide-GDP ribazoletransferase, with the protein MRARRDAAAAAFQFLSRFPVRSQPGFSPELLRRSVVYYPLVGAAIGLSVAAGGAAASWLLPAGPAAVITLCLWVGLTGGLHLDGWMDSADGLLSYRPRERMLEIMKDSRVGAMGVLACVLLLLLKASLLSAWLARGQIAELPLLLLPPVWSRWFMVRTMVRLPIARGDEGLAASFAGLAPAHERRALAWAALLSLAAAAAPLALGAGLAAWPQHLAAAVLLPVAALACGTAAARRASSRLGGLTGDVYGALNELLEAVLLLALVLLQHNLL; encoded by the coding sequence GTGAGGGCGCGCCGGGATGCCGCTGCGGCCGCTTTTCAGTTCCTGTCGCGCTTTCCGGTGAGAAGCCAGCCCGGCTTCTCACCCGAGCTGCTGCGGCGCAGCGTGGTGTATTATCCGCTGGTGGGCGCAGCCATCGGGCTTAGCGTAGCGGCAGGCGGTGCGGCGGCGTCCTGGCTGCTGCCAGCCGGTCCTGCCGCCGTGATTACGCTCTGCCTGTGGGTGGGGCTGACTGGCGGCCTGCATCTGGACGGCTGGATGGACAGCGCCGACGGACTGCTCAGCTACCGCCCGCGCGAGCGGATGCTGGAGATTATGAAGGACAGCCGCGTGGGGGCGATGGGTGTGCTCGCCTGTGTGCTGCTGCTGCTGCTGAAGGCCTCGTTATTGTCCGCGTGGCTGGCCCGCGGACAAATTGCCGAGCTGCCGCTGCTGCTGCTGCCGCCGGTGTGGAGCCGCTGGTTCATGGTGCGGACGATGGTCCGCCTGCCGATTGCCCGCGGCGATGAAGGCCTGGCCGCGAGCTTCGCGGGCCTGGCCCCTGCCCACGAGCGGCGCGCGCTGGCTTGGGCCGCGCTGCTCTCGCTGGCCGCAGCCGCAGCGCCGCTGGCGCTCGGCGCGGGCTTGGCCGCGTGGCCGCAGCATCTGGCAGCAGCGGTGCTGCTGCCGGTTGCGGCCCTGGCCTGCGGCACCGCGGCTGCGCGCCGGGCGTCCAGCCGGCTCGGCGGGCTCACCGGCGATGTGTACGGCGCGCTGAATGAGCTGCTGGAGGCGGTGCTGCTGCTGGCGCTGGTCCTTCTCCAGCATAACCTGCTGTAG
- a CDS encoding pyridoxal phosphate-dependent aminotransferase has product MSREWIAPRVKEIVPSGIRSFFEVDAGNNDIVSLGIGEPDFATPESVRAACIRALDRGETKYTPNAGLLELRQEIAGYLQTGFRLRYDPAEEILVTVGSSEALDLALRAFTAPGDEIIIPAPSYIAYSPIAHLNGGTWVEAKTCAEEGFKLTAEALRKVITPRSKLLVVNFPNNPTGAVMTYEDWLPVAEVVKEHDLLVLSDEVYAELTFDSRHVSPASLPGMKERTIVISGFSKAFAMTGFRVGYACGDSGLLAAMLKIHQYTAMCAPVLGQIAAIESLGSGLAAKDQMVAAFKQRRSMFVAGLRAAGLECHEPQGAFYAFPSIRRSGMKSEEFALRLLREAGVAAVPGSVFGAGGEGHIRCSYAASPQKLNTALTRMEAFMKVKM; this is encoded by the coding sequence ATGTCTAGGGAATGGATTGCACCGCGTGTGAAGGAGATTGTTCCTTCGGGAATCCGCAGTTTTTTCGAGGTGGATGCAGGTAACAACGATATTGTATCACTTGGGATTGGTGAACCGGATTTCGCTACGCCAGAGTCTGTGAGAGCGGCTTGCATCCGCGCCCTTGACCGGGGAGAGACGAAGTACACGCCAAATGCCGGACTGCTGGAGCTGCGGCAGGAAATCGCCGGATATTTGCAGACGGGCTTCAGGCTTCGCTATGATCCGGCTGAAGAGATTCTGGTCACCGTCGGCAGCAGTGAAGCCCTGGATCTGGCTCTCCGCGCCTTCACGGCACCGGGGGATGAGATTATTATTCCGGCTCCAAGCTATATCGCCTATTCACCGATTGCTCATCTAAATGGAGGGACATGGGTAGAAGCGAAAACTTGTGCAGAAGAGGGCTTCAAGCTTACAGCCGAGGCGCTGCGCAAAGTGATTACACCGCGTTCCAAGCTGCTGGTGGTGAATTTCCCCAATAATCCTACCGGGGCTGTCATGACGTATGAGGATTGGCTGCCGGTGGCAGAGGTCGTGAAGGAGCATGACCTGCTGGTGCTCTCGGATGAAGTCTATGCCGAGCTGACCTTTGACAGCAGACATGTCAGTCCGGCCTCGCTACCCGGGATGAAAGAGCGGACGATCGTGATTAGCGGCTTTTCCAAGGCTTTTGCGATGACCGGCTTCCGGGTGGGTTATGCGTGCGGCGATAGCGGGCTGCTGGCGGCGATGCTGAAGATCCACCAGTACACCGCGATGTGTGCGCCGGTGCTGGGGCAGATTGCCGCCATCGAATCGCTGGGCAGCGGGCTGGCCGCCAAAGACCAAATGGTCGCCGCCTTCAAGCAGCGCAGGTCGATGTTCGTGGCGGGTCTAAGAGCGGCGGGTCTGGAGTGCCATGAACCGCAGGGTGCATTTTATGCTTTTCCTTCCATTAGACGCAGCGGAATGAAGTCGGAGGAGTTCGCGCTGCGGCTGCTGCGGGAAGCAGGCGTAGCCGCGGTTCCAGGCTCGGTGTTCGGAGCGGGCGGCGAAGGGCATATCCGCTGTTCTTATGCGGCTTCTCCGCAGAAGCTGAACACGGCGCTGACACGGATGGAGGCTTTTATGAAGGTAAAAATGTAA